The Oncorhynchus gorbuscha isolate QuinsamMale2020 ecotype Even-year linkage group LG08, OgorEven_v1.0, whole genome shotgun sequence DNA window TAAGGAAGGAATTTAATTCCACAACATTTTCAGGATTGCTTGATAAGGTTCTGCTTTAGGTTGGATTTTTTAATACtggacatttttatttttatttatatatattttttttacatttaaaaggTAGATGTTTCTTTAACATTCTTTAACAACTAAGTCAAGATCTCATCATACATTTTCATAAAATTCACTAATggtgtaaaataaaaatatagaaaCTAAGAATATCAAAATTGCATGTTAGCATCTTTAGCCCAATAATTGCTGTTATGGTTGAATGCAGTGCACACTTGAAATTCcactttgtttgttttttgttttgcaATAACCTATTAGTTAACAGTTCAGCATTCATGTTGAAGTCGTCAAGCCTTTGTTTTCTTTGATAGACCATCCTCAATATTAACTATTTATCTCTACATTCAACTAGCTTCCTGTCCTTTACATTGAAAAAGGAGAGATGTGTGGCAGGACTCAGGCAGTTCCCTGAAACCTTTTTATCTTATTTGTGAGCAGATGGCAGTGAGCCATGGAAGCCCCTTTGTGTCACTAAGAGTCAGATATAAAAAAAAGGAGGAGGGGGAAATGCGTCTGTAATGTAATCAGTGGGTCCGGAAGGGTCCATACTGAGGATGAAAGGGGACAatagggtcagggatatatctaCATTGCACAAAATCCAGTTCATCTGCAATAtgcctcccccttcccctcaccCAGCATCTTTTGACCGGGATTGACAAGGAAAACTTCCTGCTTTGATCATTCGAGGGTGGAGGAGATGAACCACCAAAAGAGACCAAAGGATGAGACTGAACTGTTTACCCTGCACTTGGCTGCTGTTTTGGCCTCCCCCTGCTCCTTAACTCAGCCCCCCTCCCCGGCACTTTCACTGCACCCGGtcaccctttcccctctctccttctggggAGGCCACGGGGGCGGGAGCATAGTGCACCTTGACCTGTCTAGACACTACTGCATGTTTTGTTCTGTTTCCAAGGGGAAGGGGTATACTTCTACAGGTTAAATGTCATAGTTCCAGCATAGGGGAAGTAGGGGTTGTTTGTGTGATGGGAATAGTAGTTAGGGGTCACCAACATGACCCAGACGGATCCTAAGCAACGTCATAGAACTGGACTCAATTAAGTTAAATTTAGATTAAAcctgatacattttttttatatatatatatacttttgtgtCTTTTTATCCACCAGGTCCCTCTTGCTAGATCTGAGACCAACTTGAGTGAGCTTCTGGATGGAGTTTGTGGTAGCATGAGTGACTATGCTCTTCATGTGGACCCAGACACCAAGAAAAAGCAATACAAAAGATTTGCTCCAAGAAGTTCTGATGCCGGGGATTTTCCTGATTTTAACAATTTCAAGTTTGATGGCCCAGAGGGATCCAATGCCCTACAATTTGCGGTTAGTTTGGCAATCATTTATTAATTTACTCACatattaatgtatttatttttattttcagtCATGCTTTCATACATGGTTTCATATAACATTCAGATTAGTATGTGATGTAGCTAAATTATTTCCTATGTTCtgcatgtccacatactttttcaaGTATTAGTCTTTCAAAAGTCTATTGAAATATTGGTAGCGGTGGGTAACTGCCTCTTATGTTTGGTTAACTGAGGTAAACTTCAATTAGAATTTTGAAAGCACAGAAGTCAATGTTATGCCTTGGTCGTTGATATCACAGTTTCATTCTATCTGAAAATCCAGTTGCGTTCTTAATAATTGGGCCCGTAACTTTTTAAACTGTACGTTGATGTTGTTTTTCCACTTTACTTTAGTTAAGGTATATTGCATGCACCGTAGTCTATAATATAGAAAGACAATAAATATCTGGAAATATGTGTATTAAAGCTTGCATTTTAAATGGTCATTATTATGATTATAATTTGTTTTACAGTTATTACAGTAACATTCAGTGTTGAAGTTTTTCATACGGGAGACGTGCCAGGGGTTAACCCAAAATGCAGACGATAACGTATTTTCCTTTGTTCCTTTACAATTATCTTGAGCTCTTGCATGTAAATTGCACATATTTAAGATCAAGTTAGGCACCACAAGCAAGTAATCTTATGATGCGCAAAGAGGTGTGTGTGGAATCGCTAACTTGGAATCGTGTTGCCTATCTATGTTACATGAGTCATCCAAGATGGCTGAACAGCATGGCGAGAGGAAAAATGGCAGTCTCACTCACTGCTGTGCCCACTATTGTGTGAAACTACATGCTTGTGAACCTCTCATGTGCAGAGGACCTGGTGTGCTGTCTGTTGTGTGGTaacctatcccctctcttctgttaCAGTGTGAAAGCATTGTGGAGGAATTTGAAGATGATATCATCTCTCTTTTTGCCAAAGAGACAGACCATGTGGTCGACAAGTTATGCAATGAAGTATCAGGTACGGTTTCAGACATGTTGTGGTTTCTCACTCACCAGGCCTCCTGTTTGCCCCTTTCTGCATAGATACTAACTAGAACTGTTATTACTCACATTATTACCCAAATGTATAACAACATTGGGTTTTGATTAGCTTTTTTatattaatttatttaaattacTTACAATGATTATTTGTTCATAGAAAATAGTATCTGGGTGTTTGGGCTTTGGAGAGCTTTGATTTGTAAAGAATAGAGTACAGATGCCCTGAGAATTCTCAATTTGGATATCGTAACATTTTAATATCGCAATTTTTCATGGCGCTACCCATAACATGTTTAGATGAGTACCGTGTGTGCCTACCAGGGAATACAAACATGACCACTTGTTTATTATGCATCCTAAAATAGAATATGATAATGGATACATACAGACAATTACCATTTAAAACAACTCTATTTGTAGTGTCATGATTTCCCCCTTACGTAACTATCGTCTTTGATCCGCCATTTTGTTTCAACCCTGTTAACTGACGGTTCTGAAACAGAGCAGCGTAACATTTTTAGCAGTTTGTTTTTGAATCGGTATAGAGTCGCGGAGGATGATGTTGTGAATTTATATGACACTGATACTCTATTAGATGAGCAAAATAGCCATTTTTGTTTAACAAGATTGCGGTTGTAGGCCGATAGTTTGAATGTGCTACGTGAAGTATGAGTTATTTGGAATTTATCATCCGAATAGAAACCACCTCGTATGTTTGTCAATATGATGTAGTTTGTTTTTCTGCGAGTGTCATTGCAGTAAATGGTGTGTCACATACTGGATGTCTGCAAATATTGATAGTTATTTTCAGCAGGCCAACTGACAAGATGGCGGTCTAATATTTGTCAATATTTCATTTTCAGATCACTGTAAAGGCACAAAATTCCAGAGTGGCGAACTATAGTTTTACATGCGTCTCTGCTGCGGGTGATTGGACCAGTTtagatatatatatttcaaatgaAGAAATAATGCTTGAAGGATATTGTGTCAATCAAGTTGCATTCTTTTAAATAAAGTTTTCTATTTTAAATGGGGATGCTCGTATAATGTCAGATACACAGAATTGTATCATGAGATAGAAAGTCAGGTTTGTTTCTTTAGGTAATCCTAGTAGGCCTAATTTCTTTAAAATGCAGGAGGAAGAAGTGGCACTCAAAATAATAACATGGGTGTAAAAAATGAAAAAGCTAAGTTTGAATGTGCTGTACTCAGCTGTTAGAGACTGAGGAGGCCGCCATGTGAAAAAAAGATGGCGTGGCAACCTACAGACAATGTCAAAGTGAGCTGGATCAGCAATTTTTGTCTATTTAGCTAAACAGTTCTAGAATTGTTTGTAATGTTATAGAATTCCAACTCTCTTGATTATCCAGACCTGTTCTTGGTCCAGAAGTCCACCGTTGGAGATGGTGGATTTCTGCATGGCAGATTGCATTTGATTTGCACGAGGAATTCTTAGATGGAGGGAGTTGATTCTTGATTTTTAAATGGGCAGTCACTTTACGTCCCGTCATCTGCAACAATTGAATTCGTCGTGGTATCATTTTAAACCTTTGAGCTTTAAAATCTGTGCGAGTATGTCAAATGTTATAACAATTTATCCTAAAAAATGTATCCTCCCCCAAAAAATACACCTGTTTTGCTTGATCTTATTTTTAgatgttttgtattttgttattTGAACTTTACGTTTGATGTTATGACCAATTCTTTAAAAGGATATAGATCAGAATAGACCTGGGATGTTCTATTTATCGTTATCACATCAATTTgggcaatttatcacaatattaATTTTTGTCCATATTGCCCAGCTTTAGATCAgaacatgtgaaaaatgaatccAACGGGATCTCCCTCTATCAGTGAATTTGCAATGTTACCAAATGTTTGCAGTGGGGGGAAAAACCTTCATGAGAGCCTTAATAGTTATACATTGGCCTGATATAACCACCTCCCTATAACACAAATTAGTCTAAGTGCCTAAATCAAGTAAATTATCGTCCCAATTGTGATAACACTCATATCTCAGAGCACACCGGTTGTAAATTCACCTACAGATTGAACACTTTCTCCAGAGGAGATGTCTTTGTGCTATATATGCCAGGAAAAAGCTCAACTTCATGGACAATGTTCACTTTTCATATAATGACCCTCACAGCTTCATCATATAATGACAATTTGGGGGGGTTTATGATCTAAATATTTTAATTTCAAGGGAAATAATTGATCATTTTGGTACAGTTTTACACAAAATGTATCTATACTTTTTTGTGGAAATATTTGGGTCAGTTTTTGAAAAACATGTCAGACCTTTGGCCAAAGAACAAATGCATGGGTCAAGCTTTCACTGGCTACATGTGACAAATGAAACCCTATGAACCAGACTAGTTGAATACAAACAAGATACAATATATAATTTTCATTACCATCAGGAATTACAGCATTTCCCCCATACTGCACTTCCAGTTCTTTCAAAACAAAAGTCTTCAACTTGTTGCATTTTCCTTTACATTGTGTGTTGGGAGTTTGTTCTGGTTTAAGAAAGTGTAAGCTTTTCTTTGTGTGTATAGCGTCTCTGAGTGTCTAGGGCTTGAGCTTAACTTCATGATAGATCAAGGGCTACCAAGGTGCAGTTGGCAAGGGGCTCAAAGTGGCAGGACAAACTGGACCACTAAATGCTCATTTTTTATGCATGTTAGTTCCTTTGCAGTATGCTGAGTGGACTGTTGGAGGGGGTTTCTCAGATGAAATGCAACCCTCACACAGGTAATGGGAACTATATGATAAACTATTTGTACAATTTCACAAATGTAATTTCAATGGTCCAGGAAGACCATCTCATTCAGAAATGTTGTGAAAGTGAATCTTTCCCTTTGTCTCTATAAAGTTCAGTCACTGAGCTGCGGCATTAACTTGTATTCTAACAAGATTAAAATATATTTGTCCTGGAGATTAGCATACTTAAGTCCTCTTTTGCCTTTTTGGTAGTGGCAGTGTGCTTTGATCTGTGTTGCGTGGCAAGAGCCTAGCTTGGGCCCGGCCATCCGAGTGCCAAGTGTGAAATTGGCCTGATGTCATCCCTATTCTTCACCATATACATCTTTCACCAGCTTAATTATATTTCCGCCACAAAGCCCTAGCTCTTCATTCCATATTCAAGTTTGACTTGGAAGCGTTTAAAAACTATGGATGAATAACTCAGTGGGGGGAAGGGACAGGATGGGTCTTTTGTTTGAGAGACACACGAGGCATCCAATACTTTTCTGATATGTATGTTCTTTTTTAATCAGACTGCCCTTTGCCTCTTCCAATTGGAAGAGGTTACATTTTATGACACAGGATATGTGAACTTATGATAACTAACACGTAGGGCAAGCTATTTATTTAGTTGCCTTTGGGCATTTGAATGTGGACCTTTTTTAGGTCTTGTGACTAGTGGTGGCTGGAGTGGTCAAATAATTTTCAGGTCCAGGCAGGCAATGAAAATGTATTAGAACTTACTATCCAAACTTTAACTTTCACCAACATGAAGAGTTCTCCATGGACTTGTTGTGTACTTGATGCACAGATTTGTCCTGTTgaagaaaataaatatatttcaaaAGATTATTCTCTAATACTACTAACCACCTAGCAATtgtatgaagttggctttagctagcacatataggttcccaatctccctAAACAGAAGTCAACTTGTTGCAATTTCCTAGAAATTGTGTTTTGGGAGTTTATTCTGGTTTAAGAAAGTGTCAGCTTTATGTGTATAGCTGTCTCTGGGTATCTAGGGCTTGAGCTTAACTTCATGACAGATCAAGGGTTACCAAGGTGCTGTTGGCAAGGGGCTCAAAATGGCTGGACAAACTGGACCACTAAATGCTAATTTCCTATGCATGTTAGTTCCTTTGCAGTATGCTGAGTGGACTCCTGGAGGGGGTTTCTCAGAGGAAATGCAACCCTCACACAGGTAATAAGGACTATGATAAACTATTTCTCAAATGTAACTTCAATGGTCCAGGAAGACTATCTAATTCAGAAATGATTTGACCACTTGTGTGTTGTTGATGCTCAGTTGTGTTGTTGATGCTCAGATGCAGAGgtgtcatgcccatagggggcacgTGCTCCCTCAGATTGGTCCTGTTGTAATACTACTAGCCACCTAGCCGTTTTTTGAAGTTGGCTTTACCTAAGATATCTAGGTTCCCAAACTCATGactagctaccaagaagccatttcaggctatcaatgcTGTTAGAATAGCTAACTTGTTTCATGGTACGTGCCCCAGCATACTGCAAAGgaactatcttagctggcatgactcacattcctttcaatattTTACCCACGTTAgtgcagagaagcatatttaattctacaaaaaaaatgtaactacaagtcaggaggatacagaataATATGCAGAAAAATACACAATTTTTGACAGATCTTAAATTTAGCCAGTTTGCTACAACaacaaaataatcctgcagcgaCAGGAAATGTGGATGAAAATTAATGGAGATTCTTTTGTAAGGGTTGATGTATTTTTGTTAGGGCAAAACAATTCGGACacttttaaagtggaaattacacactttagaagccttttgatACACTACAAATGTGCATTTACTGATGTACAAGAAAATTATCAGCATCAAAATAGTCATCAAACATCTACATCTGTAGActtaagcataatgattatggctctagatttcAGTAAAAAAAATGTACTGCTAAATTCTCAAATTTTGGACTGGGGTGGGGAGGGGCTAGCGTAATTTGTTCCCCATCATATTTTTGAGGTGCTCAATAGACATCATTCATCACTGTTATCGAGAGTTGAGGTACAAGCTTATTGAGGATGGATTTTTTTTAGAACATTTTGATATTTACATAATTTTATGAGACTCCTTTTTAGGGACATTTTGAATTCTGATGTGTAGAAGAAGTGATGGGTTAAAGGAAATGAGCCTCCTGCAGCTGTGACCGAAGGCTTTGACCTTCATCGGGCTCCCGGCCACAGACTCCATTGAGGAACCAACCAAGTTGCTCAGCTCAGCGTCTGAGAGGCACCAGCTTTTCTCAACCCAGAGAGCTCATCAAGTCAGTGACCGTTGGGTGTTACTTCCACATACAAGCTGGGAAAGAATAGAAATGCAGATGAGGTTCTGGGGCATTGAGGAGCAGGTCAATACTGCGAATGGTCCGCACAGATAATTCTCCCTTTTGTGTTTGGATCATTttctattcttttttttttttaagcatcAGGTAATACTGAGACCGCAGAGTGTTGTAACCTGTATTGGTGACTGAAGTTCAGTCATATTTGATTGCGTTTGAATTGCTTGGTTATGTATGGCAGTTTTGAAATCAACATGAGTATAGTGTATTATGATCATATTGAAAAGGTGTCATTGTGATCTGGATTTGACCAACCTTACTTGGTTGATGTATGTTAGGGGAAATTGATCTTGTTGATAAGAGACTCCGTTACAGGCAGAAACTGGGCATGGGATAGCTCTCAACATTCTGGGTTATTAACTTCTCTGTTTCCAAACGACACAGAAAAGTCTCAATATTCATTTAATGAGGATATGTATCCTATTGAACCTACTAGTTTGAATGTTTCCATAAGCTTTTAATTCCCACTTTGTTATCTGCTGTGGACATGTCTGACCGAGCAAATTATTTCAAGGT harbors:
- the LOC124041830 gene encoding protein canopy-1-like — encoded protein: MASWIIQMALMAMSILIETTEGKKDKVLYCSACRAIVDELNYSISQIDPKKTINVGAFRLKPDGSLTDKKVPLARSETNLSELLDGVCGSMSDYALHVDPDTKKKQYKRFAPRSSDAGDFPDFNNFKFDGPEGSNALQFACESIVEEFEDDIISLFAKETDHVVDKLCNEVSDHCKGTKFQSGEL